In Ilumatobacter fluminis, the following proteins share a genomic window:
- a CDS encoding transketolase-like TK C-terminal-containing protein: MNDIETLQEVERRVLWLATRIVDAANRRGESDIKVGGHQASCASMVSIMTALWFGHIGGADKVAVKPHASPVYHAIKYLTGELDRSYLTTLRQRGGLQAYPSRTKDPDVSDFSTGSVGLGAVAPLFSALTRRYVDDHFGERPDARFIALVGDAELDEGNVWEAIADPATQGLGNFTMVVDLNRQSLDRVIPDIAATRLKHFFADAGWHVAEAKYGKRLQDAFAGPDGEALRDHIDAMSNEAYQSLFALDGDALRTKFLANADGAVQRLAERHDDAALKTLVTDLGGHDLSLLLDTFAECDRHPNQPSVVFAYTIKGYGLPIAGDPLNHAALLSSDQIDAVRSDMGLDESNEWDRFAPDSAPGRLCASVGSDINNPAPVPRARPAVPESARPAVTNGTVSTQEAFGRVLASLADVGGLGERIVTTAPDVSISTNLGGWINKTGVYSHVERDDHGGADRLLKWAPAPTGRHIELGISEMNLFMLLGQLGLSHDHHDEQLFPIGTVYDPFVLRGLDAFVYGLYNASRFIVTGTPSGVTLAPEGGAHQSTITASVGAELPGLHYAEPAYATEVDWLLCDAIDALARPDGESTYLRLSTRPLDQAPFAEALERYGDEVLRKLVIAGGYRLRDVAADDRPGVTIVTTGAMAPEALAAADELDSEGVAATVVHLTSPDRVYRSWRAAYAETVRSARVVRVPSQLHRLVPPAERRRPIVSVHDAASHSLAWIGSALGVPQYALGVDRFGESGTIADLHDATGISAGSIVNAALIAIGDHDLAEW, encoded by the coding sequence GTGAACGACATCGAGACGTTGCAGGAGGTCGAGCGGCGGGTGCTGTGGCTCGCGACCCGGATCGTCGACGCCGCCAATCGGCGGGGTGAGAGCGACATCAAGGTCGGCGGCCACCAGGCGTCGTGCGCCTCGATGGTGTCGATCATGACCGCGCTCTGGTTCGGGCACATCGGCGGCGCCGACAAGGTCGCCGTCAAGCCGCACGCCTCGCCCGTCTACCACGCGATCAAGTACCTGACCGGCGAACTCGACCGCTCGTACCTCACCACCCTCCGCCAGCGCGGTGGGCTGCAGGCCTACCCGTCCCGCACGAAAGACCCCGACGTCTCCGACTTCTCGACCGGCTCCGTCGGACTCGGCGCCGTCGCCCCGCTGTTCTCCGCCCTCACCCGCCGCTACGTCGACGACCACTTCGGTGAACGCCCCGACGCCCGCTTCATCGCGCTCGTCGGCGACGCCGAACTCGACGAGGGGAACGTCTGGGAAGCCATCGCCGATCCGGCCACCCAAGGACTCGGCAACTTCACGATGGTGGTCGACCTCAACCGCCAGAGTCTCGACCGCGTCATCCCCGACATCGCCGCCACGCGCCTCAAGCACTTCTTCGCCGATGCCGGTTGGCACGTCGCCGAGGCCAAGTACGGCAAACGGCTCCAGGACGCGTTCGCCGGACCCGACGGCGAAGCGCTGCGCGACCACATCGACGCGATGTCGAACGAGGCATACCAGTCGCTGTTCGCGCTCGACGGCGACGCCCTGCGCACGAAGTTCCTGGCGAACGCCGATGGTGCCGTGCAACGCCTCGCCGAACGCCACGACGACGCTGCACTCAAGACACTCGTCACCGATCTCGGCGGCCACGACCTCTCCCTCCTGCTCGACACGTTCGCCGAGTGCGACCGTCACCCGAACCAGCCGTCGGTCGTGTTCGCCTACACGATCAAGGGGTACGGCCTGCCGATCGCCGGCGACCCGCTCAACCACGCTGCGCTGCTGTCGTCCGACCAGATCGACGCCGTGCGCTCCGACATGGGGCTCGACGAGTCGAACGAGTGGGATCGGTTCGCGCCCGACTCCGCCCCCGGCAGGCTCTGCGCCTCGGTCGGCAGCGACATCAACAACCCGGCACCCGTGCCGCGCGCCCGGCCCGCCGTGCCGGAGTCGGCGCGGCCGGCCGTGACGAACGGAACGGTCTCGACACAGGAGGCGTTCGGGCGCGTGCTCGCCTCGCTCGCCGACGTCGGGGGTCTCGGTGAACGCATCGTCACCACCGCACCCGACGTCTCGATCTCGACGAACCTCGGTGGCTGGATCAACAAGACCGGCGTGTACTCCCACGTCGAACGCGACGATCACGGCGGCGCCGACCGACTCCTCAAGTGGGCACCGGCACCCACCGGTCGCCACATCGAACTCGGCATCAGCGAGATGAACCTGTTCATGCTGCTCGGCCAGCTCGGGCTGAGCCACGACCACCACGACGAGCAGCTCTTCCCGATCGGCACCGTCTACGACCCGTTCGTGCTGCGCGGCCTCGATGCCTTCGTCTACGGCCTCTACAACGCGTCTCGCTTCATCGTGACCGGCACACCGTCCGGCGTGACGCTCGCACCGGAAGGTGGCGCACACCAGTCGACGATCACGGCGTCGGTGGGCGCCGAACTGCCCGGCCTGCACTACGCGGAGCCCGCCTACGCGACCGAGGTCGATTGGCTGCTGTGCGACGCGATCGACGCACTCGCCCGACCCGACGGCGAGAGTACCTATCTCCGGCTCTCGACCCGTCCGCTCGACCAGGCACCGTTCGCCGAAGCGCTCGAGCGCTACGGCGACGAGGTGCTGCGCAAGCTCGTCATCGCCGGCGGGTACCGGTTGCGCGACGTGGCCGCCGACGATCGTCCCGGCGTCACCATCGTGACCACCGGAGCGATGGCACCCGAGGCACTGGCCGCTGCCGACGAACTCGACTCGGAGGGGGTGGCCGCCACCGTCGTGCACCTGACGAGCCCCGACCGCGTCTACCGCAGCTGGCGCGCCGCCTACGCCGAGACCGTTCGATCGGCGCGGGTGGTGCGCGTACCGAGCCAGCTGCACCGACTGGTGCCGCCGGCCGAGCGGCGCCGACCCATCGTCAGCGTGCACGACGCGGCAAGTCACAGCCTGGCGTGGATCGGGTCGGCGCTCGGCGTGCCGCAGTACGCCTTGGGCGTCGACCGGTTCGGCGAGTCGGGCACCATCGCCGACCTCCACGACGCCACCGGCATCTCCGCCGGCAGCATCGTCAACGCCGCCCTCATCGCCATCGGCGACCACGACCTCGCCGAATGGTGA
- a CDS encoding GntR family transcriptional regulator — MSTVDRVQHELMGELLRGELAPGLRLGQDEVADRLGVSKIPVREALQRLAALGLLRFETNRGAFVPRLTVADAVENYALRRALEPQLLERAVDRLSLVDLAEAEQALVDDAGTADTNWRFHRALYRAADWRRGLAMVEILHAAVAPYVVLYTDALGGADDSDDEHTRLLDACRRRDAPAALGLLHIHLERAERTLVASLEVG; from the coding sequence ATGTCAACCGTCGACCGCGTGCAACACGAACTCATGGGCGAACTCCTGCGCGGCGAACTCGCGCCCGGTCTCCGCCTCGGACAAGACGAGGTCGCCGACCGCCTCGGCGTCAGCAAGATCCCCGTCCGCGAGGCCCTCCAACGGCTCGCCGCACTGGGCCTCTTGCGGTTCGAGACCAACCGGGGCGCGTTCGTCCCCCGGCTCACCGTCGCCGACGCCGTCGAGAACTACGCGCTCCGTCGGGCACTCGAACCGCAGCTCCTCGAACGTGCCGTCGACCGGCTGTCACTGGTCGACCTCGCCGAAGCCGAGCAGGCGCTGGTCGACGACGCCGGCACCGCCGACACCAACTGGCGGTTCCACCGCGCGCTGTACCGGGCCGCCGACTGGCGGCGAGGCCTGGCCATGGTCGAGATCCTCCACGCCGCGGTCGCCCCGTACGTCGTGCTCTACACCGACGCGCTCGGCGGCGCCGACGACTCCGACGACGAACACACTCGCCTGCTCGACGCATGCCGACGGCGGGATGCGCCTGCGGCGCTCGGCCTCCTGCACATCCATCTCGAGCGAGCGGAACGTACCCTGGTCGCGTCCCTGGAGGTCGGCTGA
- a CDS encoding 1-aminocyclopropane-1-carboxylate deaminase has translation MTSLDDFRREPLLFGPSPVHPLPRLSEALGGQVEIWAKREDCNSGIAFGGNKVRKLEYLVADAIDTGCDTLVSIGGIQSNHTRQVTGVACKLGLKAVTVQEGWVDYNDMCYDRVGNIQLTRIMGGDPRIDPAGFDIGYRDSWTRALDSVRESGGTPYAIPAGASDHPLGGLGFANWAREVAAQEVEHDTFFDTVVVCTVTGSTHAGMIAGFALEDRDDRRVIGIDASGTLEQTIDQVTRIATQTADRIGVGRSLRDDEITVVPGYEGPAYGVPDRGTVEAIQLVARTEGVLTDPVYEGKSMAGLIGMIRSGEIEPGSRVLYAHLGGQPALPAYAGFPGLGAPERELSH, from the coding sequence ATGACGAGCCTCGACGACTTCCGCCGCGAACCGCTGCTGTTCGGCCCCTCCCCCGTCCACCCCCTGCCGCGCCTGTCGGAGGCACTCGGCGGCCAGGTCGAGATCTGGGCCAAGCGCGAGGACTGCAACTCGGGCATCGCGTTCGGGGGCAACAAGGTCCGCAAACTCGAGTACCTCGTTGCCGACGCGATCGACACGGGCTGCGACACCCTCGTGTCGATCGGTGGTATCCAGTCGAACCACACCCGCCAGGTCACCGGTGTGGCCTGCAAGCTCGGCCTGAAGGCCGTGACGGTGCAGGAGGGGTGGGTCGACTACAACGACATGTGTTACGACCGGGTCGGCAACATCCAGCTCACTCGCATCATGGGTGGCGACCCGCGCATCGACCCTGCCGGCTTCGACATCGGCTACCGCGATTCGTGGACCCGGGCACTCGACTCGGTTCGCGAGTCGGGCGGCACGCCCTACGCGATCCCGGCCGGTGCCTCCGACCATCCGCTCGGCGGGCTCGGCTTCGCGAACTGGGCGCGCGAGGTCGCCGCCCAAGAAGTCGAGCACGACACGTTCTTCGACACCGTCGTCGTCTGCACCGTGACGGGCTCGACGCACGCCGGCATGATCGCCGGCTTCGCGCTCGAAGACCGTGACGATCGGCGCGTGATCGGCATCGACGCATCGGGAACACTCGAACAAACCATCGACCAGGTGACCCGCATCGCCACGCAGACCGCCGACCGGATCGGCGTCGGCCGTTCACTGCGCGACGACGAGATCACCGTCGTGCCCGGCTACGAGGGTCCGGCCTACGGCGTGCCCGACCGAGGCACCGTGGAGGCGATCCAGCTGGTCGCCCGCACCGAGGGCGTGCTGACCGACCCCGTGTACGAGGGCAAGTCGATGGCGGGCCTCATCGGGATGATCCGATCCGGAGAGATCGAACCGGGATCACGGGTGCTGTACGCCCACCTCGGCGGCCAGCCCGCACTCCCCGCCTACGCCGGATTCCCCGGTCTCGGTGCCCCCGAACGCGAACTCTCGCACTGA
- the sigK gene encoding ECF RNA polymerase sigma factor SigK, with protein sequence MGDVPRLRLLRSSEPDDPKTAAVEALRGAGRGDEQAFARFYDLVSPTVFGTVLRVVRNRSFAEEITQEVFVELWRQAPRYDPDRGSPTTWAATIAHRRAVDRVRSEESSRARDDRHARDTPADRDVVADTVTDEAAAEYDRDRVTRALGQLTEVQREAVTLAYYGGHTYREVATLLDTPEGTVKTRIRDGLIKLRDYLEVTA encoded by the coding sequence ATGGGAGACGTGCCACGTCTCCGCCTGCTCCGGTCATCCGAACCGGACGACCCGAAAACTGCGGCCGTCGAGGCGCTCCGCGGCGCCGGCCGCGGCGACGAGCAGGCCTTCGCCCGCTTCTACGATCTCGTCTCGCCGACGGTGTTCGGCACCGTGTTGCGGGTCGTGCGCAATCGCTCCTTCGCCGAGGAGATCACCCAGGAAGTGTTCGTCGAACTGTGGCGTCAGGCCCCCCGCTACGACCCCGACCGGGGCTCGCCCACCACCTGGGCGGCGACGATCGCCCATCGACGGGCGGTCGACCGAGTGCGCTCGGAAGAGTCGTCGCGCGCCCGCGACGACCGCCACGCCCGCGACACGCCGGCCGACCGCGACGTCGTCGCCGACACCGTGACCGACGAGGCAGCCGCCGAGTACGACCGCGATCGTGTGACGAGAGCGCTCGGCCAGCTGACCGAGGTGCAGCGAGAGGCCGTGACGCTCGCGTACTACGGCGGGCACACGTATCGTGAAGTCGCGACCCTGCTCGACACGCCCGAGGGCACGGTCAAGACGCGAATACGTGACGGACTCATCAAGCTCCGCGACTACCTGGAGGTGACGGCATGA
- a CDS encoding anti-sigma factor, with amino-acid sequence MTNDVHHLAAAYALDALDADERAMFETHLEGCEACRADVADFAGVAGELATATAATPPSGLRDAVLSDIAQTRQERPAVRQLDQARRQRSGVLLAVAAAVIGLIAGAAIVLSVIDRSSDADVVLSAPDAITTPLEGTDGSVRVVWSTELGQAVLLGDGLADPGDGREYELWAIVEDGPLPAGLFTPDDGSVESVFDLDPDATSPAAWGITNEPEGGSPAPTGDILYFAEV; translated from the coding sequence ATGACGAACGACGTTCATCATCTCGCCGCCGCCTACGCGCTCGACGCCCTCGATGCCGACGAGCGCGCCATGTTCGAGACGCACCTCGAGGGCTGCGAGGCCTGCCGGGCCGACGTCGCCGACTTCGCCGGTGTCGCCGGCGAGCTCGCCACGGCGACCGCTGCGACCCCGCCATCGGGCCTCCGTGATGCCGTCCTGTCCGACATCGCCCAGACCCGCCAGGAGCGACCGGCGGTTCGCCAACTCGACCAGGCGCGGCGCCAACGATCCGGCGTCCTGCTGGCTGTCGCTGCGGCGGTCATCGGGCTGATCGCCGGCGCGGCGATCGTGCTGTCGGTGATCGACCGCAGTTCCGACGCCGACGTCGTGCTCAGCGCACCCGACGCGATCACGACCCCGCTCGAGGGCACCGACGGTTCGGTGCGTGTCGTCTGGTCGACCGAGCTCGGCCAGGCGGTCCTGCTCGGCGACGGGCTGGCCGACCCGGGCGACGGTCGGGAGTACGAGTTGTGGGCGATCGTCGAGGACGGTCCGCTCCCGGCCGGGTTGTTCACTCCCGACGACGGCAGTGTCGAGTCGGTGTTCGATCTCGATCCGGACGCCACCTCGCCCGCCGCGTGGGGCATCACGAACGAGCCCGAGGGCGGATCCCCCGCCCCCACCGGCGACATCTTGTACTTCGCCGAAGTCTGA
- a CDS encoding sodium:calcium antiporter, producing MFDSLPVAVLVLVVGGVVLLTAGVKFTKVVDELADRTHLGEALAGAVLLGAATSMPGLITTITGAAEGDAGFALSNALGGIAAQTTFLVLADLIYRRTNLEHAAASLPNILQAAILIALVGVVLLATVGPDVEWFGISPATPALVLVYVYGLGLVRRARESPMWNPHPTDETVEDEPELDDGGASLSSLWTWFAGLAAVVAVVGYAIGQSGLTIARESGLSGSVVGALFTSVVTSLPELVTVLTAVRIGALTLGVSNIVGGNTFDVLFVAAADIAFRGGSVYRAADQQALFVMALTVVLTAMLIAGLLTRERRGIGFEGVAILGTYGIGVAALVTM from the coding sequence GTGTTCGACTCGTTGCCGGTTGCTGTCCTCGTGCTCGTCGTCGGTGGCGTCGTCCTGCTCACGGCCGGGGTGAAGTTCACCAAGGTGGTCGACGAACTGGCCGACCGGACGCACCTCGGTGAGGCGCTCGCCGGCGCCGTCCTGCTCGGAGCTGCGACGTCGATGCCCGGCCTCATCACCACCATCACCGGCGCTGCCGAGGGTGACGCCGGGTTCGCCCTGAGCAATGCGCTGGGTGGGATCGCTGCGCAGACGACGTTCCTCGTACTCGCCGACCTCATCTACCGACGCACCAACCTCGAGCACGCCGCGGCCTCGCTCCCCAACATCTTGCAGGCTGCGATCCTGATCGCGCTGGTGGGCGTGGTGCTGCTGGCGACCGTCGGGCCCGATGTCGAATGGTTCGGCATCAGCCCCGCCACACCGGCGCTCGTGTTGGTGTACGTCTACGGCCTCGGGCTGGTTCGCCGGGCGCGCGAGTCGCCCATGTGGAACCCGCACCCGACCGACGAGACGGTCGAGGACGAGCCCGAACTCGACGACGGCGGCGCGTCGCTGTCGAGCCTGTGGACCTGGTTCGCCGGCTTGGCGGCCGTCGTCGCGGTCGTGGGATACGCGATCGGTCAGAGCGGCCTGACGATCGCCCGCGAGTCGGGACTGTCGGGCTCGGTCGTCGGCGCCTTGTTCACGAGCGTGGTGACGAGCCTGCCCGAGCTGGTCACCGTGTTGACCGCTGTGCGGATCGGCGCACTGACACTCGGCGTGTCGAACATCGTGGGCGGCAACACCTTCGACGTGTTGTTCGTCGCCGCGGCCGACATCGCGTTCCGCGGCGGCTCGGTGTACCGGGCTGCCGATCAGCAGGCGTTGTTCGTGATGGCCCTCACCGTGGTGCTGACCGCCATGCTGATCGCCGGTCTCCTCACCCGCGAACGACGCGGGATCGGCTTCGAAGGCGTCGCCATCCTCGGCACCTACGGCATCGGCGTCGCCGCCCTCGTCACCATGTGA
- a CDS encoding potassium channel family protein, with amino-acid sequence MVDEAGPGRTERVSRRIESRFFDETSPSLDRFGSLLALTVASVVALSLIDVHAIENTLARGIFSIILSTVTGITLVLGFRSAGVARRGRRIAEAMVVLAFVTSVISLALEQAGKLEASAWQPDRPSPLWVLIAVITPFAVIHRLIAHRTVTVRTLAGAIAAYLLIAIAFCYLYLYVDALTDDSFFAQERTIASWEFMYFSLVTITTLGYGDLSPDNPVGGLLATSEAVLGQVYLVTFVAMVVGLLIQQRDD; translated from the coding sequence ATGGTGGACGAAGCAGGGCCGGGGCGCACCGAGCGGGTGTCGCGGCGGATCGAGAGCCGGTTCTTCGACGAGACGTCGCCAAGCCTCGATCGATTCGGGTCGCTGCTCGCCCTCACGGTCGCCTCGGTCGTGGCGCTCTCGCTCATCGACGTCCACGCGATCGAGAACACCCTCGCCCGCGGCATCTTCTCGATCATCTTGTCGACCGTGACGGGGATCACCCTCGTGCTCGGGTTCCGTTCCGCCGGCGTTGCGCGCCGGGGCCGCCGGATCGCCGAGGCGATGGTCGTGCTCGCCTTCGTCACGAGCGTGATCAGCCTCGCGCTCGAACAGGCCGGCAAGCTCGAGGCCTCGGCCTGGCAACCCGACCGGCCGTCGCCGTTGTGGGTGCTGATCGCGGTGATCACCCCGTTCGCGGTCATCCACCGGCTGATCGCACACCGGACCGTGACGGTGCGGACCCTCGCCGGAGCGATCGCCGCCTACCTCCTGATCGCGATCGCCTTCTGCTACCTCTACCTGTACGTCGACGCGTTGACCGACGACAGCTTCTTCGCCCAAGAGCGGACGATCGCATCGTGGGAGTTCATGTACTTCAGCCTGGTGACGATCACCACGCTCGGCTACGGCGACCTGTCGCCCGACAACCCGGTCGGGGGCCTGCTCGCGACATCGGAGGCGGTGCTCGGCCAGGTGTACCTCGTCACGTTCGTCGCCATGGTCGTCGGCCTCCTGATCCAGCAACGCGACGACTGA
- a CDS encoding ABC transporter ATP-binding protein — MTETAVASSVAARAVDARKTYGEGDAAVHALAGVTVDFPAQEFTAIMGPSGSGKSTLMQCVAGLDRLTSGQAFIGDTELSTLSKTDLTLLRRDRLGFIFQQYNLIPTLTAEENILLPLTLAGEDPDREWFDQIVRTVNLTDRLGNLPSQLSGGQQQRVAVARALVPRPDIVFADEPTGALDSRTGIEILSFMRRAVDETGQTIVMVTHDPHAASYSNNVLFLADGQIIDSMADPTTDRVLDRMKRFEA; from the coding sequence ATGACCGAGACCGCAGTGGCATCGAGTGTCGCGGCGAGAGCCGTCGACGCTCGCAAGACGTACGGGGAAGGTGACGCGGCGGTCCACGCACTCGCCGGGGTCACGGTCGATTTCCCTGCACAGGAGTTCACGGCGATCATGGGCCCGTCGGGTTCGGGGAAGAGCACACTCATGCAGTGCGTGGCCGGCCTCGACCGGCTCACGTCCGGCCAGGCGTTCATCGGCGACACCGAGCTGTCGACACTCTCGAAGACCGACCTCACGCTGCTGCGCCGCGACCGATTGGGTTTCATCTTCCAGCAGTACAACCTCATCCCGACGTTGACGGCCGAGGAGAACATCCTCTTGCCGCTCACCCTCGCCGGCGAGGATCCCGACCGTGAGTGGTTCGACCAGATCGTCCGCACGGTGAACCTGACCGACCGACTCGGCAACCTGCCGAGCCAGCTGTCGGGCGGCCAGCAGCAACGGGTCGCGGTGGCCCGTGCACTCGTGCCGAGGCCCGACATCGTGTTCGCCGACGAGCCGACCGGAGCCCTCGACTCCCGCACCGGCATCGAGATCCTGTCGTTCATGAGACGGGCGGTCGACGAGACCGGGCAGACGATCGTGATGGTCACCCACGATCCACACGCTGCGTCGTACTCGAACAACGTGTTGTTCCTGGCCGACGGACAGATCATCGACTCGATGGCCGACCCCACGACCGATCGGGTGCTCGACCGAATGAAGCGGTTCGAGGCCTGA